One genomic segment of Borrelia coriaceae includes these proteins:
- the udk gene encoding uridine kinase: protein MVKIIGITGGSGSGKTTVVNKISEVIPEFVLISQDNYYKSVGNYEYEFLDVNFDHPDAFDNNLFYRHLKKLKENKLIHMPLYDFINHKRKDESVEIVPTPVVIVEGIMIFVEERVRNLIDLKIYIDTPNDIRFIRRLERDISKRGRTLESVIEQYLSTTRAGYYRFIEPTKEYADLIIPEGGHNDKALYVLSSFLRTLGKDNSDFF from the coding sequence ATGGTTAAGATTATTGGCATAACAGGCGGATCTGGAAGTGGGAAGACTACAGTTGTTAATAAGATTAGTGAAGTTATTCCTGAATTTGTTCTTATATCGCAAGATAATTATTATAAAAGTGTTGGTAATTATGAATATGAGTTTTTAGATGTTAATTTTGATCATCCAGATGCTTTTGATAACAATTTGTTTTATAGACATTTAAAAAAACTTAAAGAAAATAAGCTAATTCATATGCCTCTTTATGATTTTATTAATCATAAAAGAAAAGATGAAAGCGTTGAGATAGTTCCAACTCCTGTCGTTATTGTTGAAGGTATTATGATTTTTGTTGAAGAGCGAGTACGCAATTTGATAGATTTAAAGATATATATTGATACTCCTAATGATATTAGATTTATTAGAAGACTTGAACGAGATATATCTAAGAGAGGACGTACTTTGGAATCCGTTATTGAACAATATTTAAGTACTACTAGAGCAGGATATTATAGATTCATTGAACCTACTAAGGAATATGCTGATCTTATTATTCCTGAGGGAGGTCATAATGATAAAGCTCTTTATGTTCTCTCATCTTTCTTAAGAACTCTTGGAAAGGATAATTCAGATTTTTTTTAA
- a CDS encoding rhodanese-like domain-containing protein, whose product MIVSYIKLICLVVFLFFYIWFFIILKMRRTNLALLEKIKNGAIILDIRSPKEYNKSHYAKAINIPFKNLFAKKDKLGNVETQIIIYGKSFNKSFEAEKILKGLGFKNVFVAGTLKNMPKLPNFKEEING is encoded by the coding sequence ATGATTGTTAGTTATATAAAGCTTATATGTTTAGTAGTTTTTCTCTTTTTTTATATTTGGTTTTTTATTATCTTAAAGATGAGAAGAACTAATTTAGCTTTACTGGAAAAAATTAAAAATGGTGCAATAATATTAGATATTAGATCTCCTAAAGAATATAATAAATCTCATTATGCAAAGGCAATTAATATTCCTTTCAAGAATTTGTTTGCTAAAAAAGATAAGTTAGGTAATGTTGAAACACAAATAATAATTTATGGTAAAAGTTTTAACAAATCTTTTGAAGCTGAAAAAATTTTAAAAGGATTAGGATTTAAAAATGTATTTGTTGCAGGAACTTTAAAGAATATGCCTAAATTGCCTAACTTTAAAGAAGAGATTAATGGTTAA
- a CDS encoding YitT family protein — MKKKRNKWIRIKQKIKFIILKILRKQLKNILKDPKLILISTLQIITGSLLMAISTNILYIPHGLLSGGIAGIALMLHYLLSFNLGLTIFILNIPLFIIGIKFLNITFVIQSWIAMALYSLIVHYSQFLQYKMQINDMILVSILSGLISGLGLGLIFRAKGSSGGTDIISMIIKEKYSISIGTTNFLFNLAVLLIAAAFFNIEIALYTLIASFVTAIMTDKTSTGFGNQKAIFIISDKGKEISYLLTNKLKVAATLIDGKGAWAGNDKTIVFIVVPTMRMSRIKYISQKVDPNCFITVLNTNEITGGKKIIEPPITN, encoded by the coding sequence ATGAAAAAAAAAAGGAATAAATGGATCAGAATAAAACAAAAGATTAAATTTATAATATTAAAAATATTAAGAAAACAACTCAAGAATATCCTCAAAGACCCAAAACTAATACTGATTAGCACATTGCAAATAATAACTGGATCACTCTTAATGGCAATATCTACAAATATTTTATATATACCACACGGACTTTTAAGTGGTGGAATTGCAGGAATCGCACTTATGCTGCATTACCTTTTAAGCTTTAACCTAGGACTTACAATATTCATATTAAATATCCCTCTATTCATTATTGGCATCAAATTCCTAAATATAACCTTCGTAATTCAAAGCTGGATTGCAATGGCTTTATATTCCCTAATAGTTCATTATTCACAATTTTTACAATATAAAATGCAAATAAACGATATGATACTTGTATCAATTTTATCAGGCCTCATATCAGGTCTTGGACTTGGATTAATCTTTAGAGCGAAAGGATCTTCAGGGGGTACAGACATCATTTCTATGATAATCAAAGAAAAATACTCAATTAGCATTGGAACTACAAATTTCCTCTTTAACCTTGCTGTATTACTAATTGCAGCAGCCTTTTTCAATATTGAAATTGCTCTTTACACTTTAATTGCTTCATTTGTAACAGCCATAATGACAGATAAGACAAGCACAGGATTTGGTAATCAAAAAGCAATCTTTATTATCTCAGATAAAGGAAAAGAAATATCATACTTGCTCACAAATAAACTAAAAGTAGCAGCTACACTAATTGATGGAAAAGGTGCTTGGGCCGGAAACGACAAGACTATAGTTTTCATAGTAGTTCCAACAATGCGTATGTCCAGAATTAAATATATTTCTCAAAAAGTTGATCCTAACTGCTTTATTACAGTACTTAACACAAATGAAATAACTGGTGGAAAAAAAATTATCGAACCACCAATTACAAATTAA
- a CDS encoding RluA family pseudouridine synthase: MKRIQKEFIVRTDSQRLDIYLSENLCIFSRSQIKKREVKAFKYNDGVFIAIKLSKPVFVDDKILIEFNEEINLKEYIKPLSLPINILYEDANVIVVDKPQGILSHPGISNLDNTVVNFLLHHISGLGDNFYEDKVRPGIVHRLDKETSGVMICAKNLTTLNFLSKQFKERFVKKIYVAVVKGNFNTDTGIIDTLIDRDRCDRKKFSVHDNKGRRALTEYKVLANMGNYSLVALKPKTGRTHQLRVHMKHLKHPILGDNIYTRLDKEFREMPLMLHAFKLEINIKEGDLKEFVSAFPQRFIDFLSRFYDKEALSMFVDDFIMFLNKF; encoded by the coding sequence ATGAAAAGGATTCAAAAAGAGTTTATTGTAAGGACAGATTCTCAGAGATTAGATATTTATTTGTCTGAAAATTTGTGTATCTTTAGTAGGAGTCAAATTAAGAAAAGAGAAGTAAAAGCTTTTAAATATAACGATGGTGTTTTTATTGCAATAAAGTTGTCAAAACCCGTTTTTGTGGATGACAAAATATTGATAGAGTTTAATGAAGAAATTAATTTAAAAGAATATATAAAACCTTTGAGTTTGCCTATTAATATTCTTTATGAAGATGCGAATGTTATTGTTGTGGATAAGCCCCAAGGTATCTTAAGTCATCCTGGTATATCTAATTTGGACAATACTGTTGTAAATTTTCTTTTACATCATATCTCAGGCTTAGGAGATAATTTTTATGAGGATAAAGTAAGACCCGGAATTGTGCATCGGTTAGATAAGGAAACGTCTGGTGTGATGATTTGTGCTAAAAATTTGACAACTTTAAATTTTTTATCTAAACAGTTTAAGGAAAGATTTGTTAAAAAAATTTATGTTGCAGTTGTTAAAGGCAATTTTAACACTGATACTGGGATTATTGATACTTTGATAGATAGAGATAGATGTGATAGAAAAAAATTTAGTGTTCATGACAATAAGGGCAGGAGGGCATTAACTGAATATAAGGTATTGGCTAATATGGGAAATTATTCCTTAGTGGCTCTAAAACCTAAAACAGGGCGTACTCATCAATTAAGAGTGCATATGAAACATTTGAAGCATCCAATATTAGGGGATAATATTTATACTAGATTGGATAAAGAATTTAGAGAAATGCCTTTGATGCTTCATGCTTTCAAGCTTGAAATTAATATTAAAGAGGGTGATTTGAAAGAATTTGTTTCAGCATTTCCACAAAGGTTTATTGATTTTTTATCTAGATTTTATGATAAAGAGGCTTTAAGCATGTTTGTTGATGATTTTATTATGTTTTTAAATAAGTTTTAA
- a CDS encoding diphosphate--fructose-6-phosphate 1-phosphotransferase, translating into MMSVFQKERYKYTPKLPKVLENDFQNISVVFGEETEALGDRDALKEIFKNTYGLPVVNFAQGFSNVDFTRILNVGVILSGGPAPGGHNVIAGIFDAVKKANSNSKIFGFKGGPSGLLEDKKIEITQDLIDSYRNTGGFDIVSSGRTKIETDAQYEQVLSVVIKNNLNALIVIGGDDSNTNAALLAEFFKNKHHDIQVIGVPKTIDADLKNEHIQISFGFDSATKTYSEMIGNLCRDAMSTRKYWHFVKLMGRSASHVALECALKTHPNVCIISEEILAKNKTLSEVVREITSVVVKRSLKGYDFGVVIVPEGVIEFIPEVKSLMIELCMIFDNNESEFKGLDVEAIRQIFISKLSGYMREVYISLPLFIQIELVHSVLERDPHGNFNVSRVPTEKLFMEMVNVRLEELRNIGEYSGKFIPVDHFFGYEGRSVAPSNFDSNYCYSLGYNAAILVLNGLTGYMSSIKNLNKNATEWLAGGIPLTMMMNLEKRYGVAKPVIKKALVDLKGAPFNEFVKNREEWAVNNLYVSPGPIQYFGVSELVDEITLTLKLELEN; encoded by the coding sequence ATGATGTCAGTTTTTCAAAAAGAGAGATACAAGTATACTCCAAAATTACCGAAAGTTTTGGAAAATGATTTTCAAAATATTAGTGTAGTTTTTGGTGAAGAGACAGAAGCCCTTGGCGATAGAGATGCTTTAAAAGAAATTTTTAAAAATACTTATGGGCTTCCAGTTGTAAATTTTGCTCAAGGTTTTTCAAATGTAGACTTTACAAGAATTTTAAATGTAGGAGTAATTCTTTCAGGAGGACCTGCTCCTGGAGGACATAATGTTATTGCTGGAATTTTTGATGCGGTCAAAAAAGCTAATTCAAATTCAAAAATTTTCGGATTTAAAGGTGGACCTTCAGGTTTATTAGAAGATAAAAAAATTGAAATTACACAAGATTTAATAGATTCTTACAGAAATACTGGGGGTTTTGATATTGTATCTTCTGGTAGAACTAAAATAGAGACCGATGCTCAATATGAGCAGGTTTTGTCAGTTGTTATTAAAAATAATCTTAATGCTCTTATTGTTATTGGCGGAGATGATTCAAATACCAATGCAGCTTTATTAGCAGAGTTTTTTAAGAATAAACATCATGATATTCAAGTTATTGGTGTTCCAAAAACAATTGATGCTGATTTGAAGAATGAACATATTCAGATTTCATTTGGATTTGATTCTGCTACTAAAACTTATTCTGAGATGATAGGCAATTTATGTCGTGATGCTATGTCAACTAGGAAATATTGGCATTTTGTGAAACTTATGGGAAGAAGTGCATCTCATGTTGCTCTTGAGTGTGCATTAAAGACACATCCTAATGTCTGTATTATATCTGAAGAGATTTTGGCAAAAAATAAGACTTTATCAGAAGTTGTAAGAGAAATAACTTCTGTTGTAGTGAAGCGTTCCTTGAAAGGATATGATTTTGGTGTTGTTATAGTTCCTGAAGGTGTTATTGAATTCATTCCTGAAGTTAAATCTTTAATGATTGAGCTATGTATGATATTTGATAATAATGAAAGTGAGTTTAAAGGCTTAGATGTTGAGGCCATAAGACAGATTTTTATCTCTAAACTTAGTGGGTATATGAGAGAAGTTTATATATCTTTGCCTTTGTTTATTCAGATTGAACTTGTGCATTCTGTGTTGGAAAGAGATCCCCATGGTAACTTTAATGTTTCAAGAGTTCCTACTGAGAAGTTATTTATGGAAATGGTTAATGTTAGATTAGAAGAGTTAAGGAATATTGGTGAATATAGTGGTAAGTTTATTCCTGTTGATCATTTTTTTGGTTATGAGGGCAGAAGTGTAGCGCCTTCAAATTTTGATAGCAATTATTGTTATAGCTTGGGGTATAATGCTGCAATACTTGTTTTAAATGGTTTAACAGGTTATATGTCTAGTATTAAGAACTTAAATAAAAATGCTACTGAGTGGCTTGCAGGTGGAATACCTTTAACAATGATGATGAATCTTGAGAAGAGATATGGTGTTGCTAAACCTGTTATTAAGAAGGCCCTTGTTGATTTAAAAGGAGCACCTTTTAATGAATTTGTGAAAAATCGTGAAGAATGGGCAGTAAATAATCTGTATGTTTCACCAGGGCCCATTCAGTATTTTGGTGTTTCTGAGCTTGTTGATGAGATAACTTTAACATTGAAATTAGAATTGGAAAATTAA
- the queA gene encoding tRNA preQ1(34) S-adenosylmethionine ribosyltransferase-isomerase QueA, which translates to MDTKEFYFDLPYNLIAQYPSEKRGLSRLMVLDSGNQKIYHNDSINDIFKYINSNTFLVFNDSRVRKSRIYAKTDHGGSVEFLILDRLSGDTFTSMIAKAKRQRVGKVYMFPRNLLAQIISRSGNEFILKFDKCVDEAYFEQYGLIPLPPYIKRSYDIEDEERYRTIYSKYIGSSASATAGLHFSEELFSELDKNNIEYDFITLHVGLGTFLPVRTKTIEEHKMHFENFSIKDSVALRLEEAKALGKNILAIGTTTLRALESAYDKQKGFVRGDQKTNLFIYPGKGYKFKFVDMLFTNFHTPESTLLMLVSSFGGKDFVFNAYREAVKMKYKFFSYGDATLFLNHM; encoded by the coding sequence ATGGATACTAAAGAATTTTATTTTGATTTACCGTATAATTTGATAGCACAGTATCCAAGTGAAAAAAGGGGTTTGTCAAGGTTGATGGTTCTTGATTCTGGAAATCAAAAAATCTATCATAATGATTCAATAAATGACATTTTTAAATACATTAATAGCAATACTTTTTTGGTATTTAATGATTCAAGGGTTCGAAAATCTCGCATATATGCCAAGACAGATCATGGGGGGAGTGTTGAATTTTTAATTTTAGATAGACTTTCAGGGGATACATTTACTTCTATGATTGCTAAGGCTAAGAGACAAAGAGTTGGCAAAGTTTATATGTTTCCTCGAAATTTATTGGCTCAAATAATTTCAAGATCTGGTAATGAATTTATACTTAAATTTGATAAGTGTGTGGATGAGGCTTATTTTGAACAGTATGGGCTTATTCCTTTGCCACCTTACATTAAGAGAAGTTATGATATAGAAGATGAAGAACGTTATCGAACAATTTATTCAAAGTATATTGGTTCATCAGCATCAGCTACAGCGGGTTTGCATTTTAGTGAAGAATTATTTTCTGAATTGGATAAGAATAATATTGAGTACGATTTTATTACACTTCATGTTGGACTTGGTACTTTTCTTCCTGTTAGGACCAAGACTATAGAAGAACATAAAATGCATTTTGAGAATTTTTCAATCAAAGATTCTGTGGCTCTTAGACTTGAGGAAGCAAAAGCTTTGGGTAAGAATATTTTGGCTATTGGAACGACTACTCTTAGGGCATTAGAGTCTGCTTATGATAAGCAAAAAGGTTTTGTAAGAGGTGATCAAAAAACCAATCTTTTTATTTATCCAGGAAAGGGATATAAGTTTAAGTTTGTTGATATGCTTTTTACAAATTTTCATACACCAGAATCAACTCTTTTAATGTTGGTGTCTTCGTTTGGTGGTAAAGATTTTGTGTTTAATGCTTATAGAGAGGCTGTAAAAATGAAGTATAAATTTTTCTCTTATGGTGATGCTACTTTATTTTTAAATCATATGTAG
- the ruvB gene encoding Holliday junction branch migration DNA helicase RuvB, giving the protein MILGDRSKLLSFNKNLLYDKNESELRPKSLRDFAGQSHIKENLNIFIKASKDRKDALDHVFLSGPPGLGKTTLANIIAFEMNTTIKVTSAPALDKPKDIVGILTTLDTKGILFIDEIHRLKPGIEEMLYIAMEDYKIDWIIGQGPAARTIRMSIPKFTLIGATTRPGRVAAPLYARFGIVFRFDLYNEEELVKIIQRNSVILNIKLEAKAASLLAKSSRGTPRVANRLLKRMRDFAQVGGYSLITENIVNTGLEMLKIDHEGLDEQDRNILRNLVLKFKGGPVGVETLAISVGETADSLEDFYEPYLILKGLIERTNRGRKATDFAYFHLNLNKNNHNDLNSRQDGY; this is encoded by the coding sequence ATGATTTTGGGGGATAGATCTAAACTTTTAAGTTTTAATAAAAATCTTTTATATGATAAAAATGAAAGTGAACTTAGACCAAAATCCTTGAGAGATTTTGCAGGACAATCTCACATTAAAGAAAACTTAAATATTTTTATAAAAGCATCTAAAGATAGAAAAGATGCACTAGATCATGTTTTTTTAAGTGGTCCTCCAGGGCTTGGTAAAACTACTTTGGCCAATATTATTGCTTTTGAGATGAATACTACAATTAAAGTTACATCAGCTCCAGCTCTTGATAAGCCAAAAGACATTGTTGGTATTTTAACTACGCTTGATACTAAAGGTATCCTATTTATTGATGAGATACATAGGCTTAAGCCTGGGATAGAAGAGATGCTTTATATTGCGATGGAAGATTATAAGATAGATTGGATAATTGGCCAAGGGCCTGCTGCAAGGACTATAAGAATGTCCATTCCTAAATTCACTTTAATTGGTGCTACTACAAGGCCTGGGAGAGTAGCAGCTCCACTTTACGCGAGATTTGGAATTGTCTTTAGATTTGATCTTTATAATGAAGAAGAGCTTGTTAAGATAATACAAAGAAATTCTGTTATATTAAATATTAAGTTGGAGGCTAAAGCTGCTTCACTTCTTGCAAAAAGTTCAAGAGGTACTCCTCGTGTGGCAAATAGGCTTTTAAAACGGATGAGAGATTTTGCTCAGGTTGGTGGTTATAGTTTGATTACAGAGAATATTGTAAATACTGGGCTTGAAATGTTAAAAATTGATCATGAAGGGCTTGATGAACAAGATAGAAATATTTTGAGAAATTTAGTACTGAAATTTAAAGGTGGACCTGTAGGAGTTGAAACTTTAGCAATTTCTGTTGGTGAGACAGCCGATTCCCTAGAGGATTTTTATGAACCTTATCTTATTTTAAAAGGTTTAATTGAGAGGACTAACAGAGGCCGCAAGGCTACTGATTTTGCATATTTTCATTTGAATTTAAATAAAAATAATCATAATGACTTAAATAGTAGGCAGGATGGATACTAA